In Halococcus agarilyticus, one genomic interval encodes:
- a CDS encoding MFS transporter — MSALDRGLWRNADFRRFFAGQFVTNAGDSLYTVAMLWLAFELSGSTLVTGALNAILLLPWLLQVFAGPLVDRLALERVLVGSQVIQGTVVLALPLAAATGYLDVGVLFVVAPVLMLASLLMTPMETALLPRIVDDERLPGANAALSTVTLGLDMVFDALGGGFVALFGATTLFLADSATFAVAALLFAGIRLGTATEVDERTGSRTEPTVATVRSVLRSYVSDLRAGIGVLRGTVFVELMLTTAVANFTTGVALAILPAFGDGLGGPAVYGLLLGALGIGRLVGSFVGPWFEGVPYGRLLLAHGVGACCWLAAALVSSPALSVVLFGLAWVPVGASSVLSSTLNQRVFPTDVLGRVSATKGTASGATLPLGSLVGGAVAAVLGTTPTMALTAGGFGFTAIYVLLRPRLRRLPAVAAATPEDFDVEIETEQEDE; from the coding sequence ATGAGCGCCCTCGATCGGGGGCTGTGGCGCAACGCCGACTTCCGGCGCTTCTTCGCCGGACAGTTCGTCACGAACGCCGGGGACAGCCTCTACACGGTGGCGATGCTCTGGCTCGCCTTCGAACTGAGCGGCTCGACGCTGGTCACCGGCGCGCTGAACGCGATACTGCTGTTGCCGTGGCTGCTCCAGGTGTTCGCCGGACCACTCGTCGATCGTCTGGCACTCGAACGCGTCCTCGTCGGCTCGCAGGTGATCCAAGGCACCGTCGTGCTGGCCCTGCCGCTGGCGGCGGCGACAGGGTACTTGGACGTCGGCGTCCTGTTCGTCGTCGCGCCGGTGTTGATGCTCGCGTCGCTGCTGATGACACCGATGGAGACAGCGCTGCTGCCCCGGATCGTCGACGACGAGCGCCTCCCCGGCGCGAACGCGGCGCTCTCGACCGTGACGCTCGGGCTGGACATGGTGTTCGACGCGCTCGGCGGCGGCTTCGTCGCGTTGTTCGGCGCGACGACCCTGTTCCTCGCCGACTCGGCCACGTTCGCCGTCGCCGCACTGCTGTTCGCCGGTATCAGGCTCGGCACCGCGACGGAGGTCGACGAGCGCACGGGATCGAGGACCGAGCCGACCGTCGCAACCGTGCGCTCGGTGCTGCGTTCGTACGTCTCGGACCTCCGGGCCGGGATCGGGGTGCTCCGCGGGACGGTGTTCGTCGAACTGATGCTGACGACCGCGGTGGCGAACTTCACGACTGGCGTCGCGCTGGCGATACTGCCGGCGTTCGGCGACGGTCTCGGCGGTCCCGCCGTCTACGGCCTGCTGCTGGGCGCGCTCGGGATCGGTCGGCTCGTCGGCTCGTTCGTCGGTCCGTGGTTCGAGGGCGTTCCCTACGGCCGGCTGCTCCTCGCTCACGGGGTGGGTGCTTGCTGCTGGCTTGCGGCCGCCCTCGTGTCGTCGCCGGCACTCTCGGTTGTGCTGTTCGGCCTCGCGTGGGTACCCGTCGGCGCTTCGAGCGTGCTCAGTTCGACGCTGAACCAGCGGGTGTTCCCGACCGACGTGCTGGGTCGGGTTTCGGCGACGAAAGGCACCGCTTCCGGGGCGACGCTCCCGCTTGGCTCGCTCGTCGGTGGCGCGGTCGCCGCGGTGCTGGGAACGACGCCGACGATGGCGCTGACCGCGGGCGGCTTCGGCTTCACGGCGATCTACGTCCTCCTGCGCCCGCGGCTTCGACGGCTCCCCGCCGTCGCGGCGGCCACACCGGAGGACTTCG